Proteins from one Aspergillus nidulans FGSC A4 chromosome VIII genomic window:
- a CDS encoding uncharacterized protein (transcript_id=CADANIAT00002511), which produces MRLGLTLSRSLRMIAHKTGPKMNDTTTSLFGPETTCVRIIKLEGNFNKAFLITMSDGNEVIAKIPCANDGLRTAPFIGFEFRKCMPGVPTNPVGAEYIIMEKACGTELAERWGTMNALERYKIIDGIVKTETELEGMKLPAFGSLFRGILCQRNIHVNFVLESRPNWPHLRWTFKQSSSMS; this is translated from the exons TTGACTCTGAGCCGCAGCCTCCGGATGATAGCACATAAGACAGGACCGAAGATGAATGATACTA CCACCTCCCTCTTTGGCCCTGAAACAACGTGTGTCCGCATTATCAAACTGGAAGGAAACTTCAACAAGGCTTTCTTAATTACAATGAGTGACGGGAATGAGGTTATAGCGAAGATTCCTTGCGCAAATGATGGGTTGCG TACGGCCCCATTTATCGGGTTCGAGTTCCGGAAGTGTATGCCTGGAGTTCCTACAAATCCAGTCGGCGCAGAATATATTATCATGGAGAAGGCCTGCGGTACCGAGCTCGCAGAAAGGTGGGGGACAATGAACGCTCTGGAACGCTATAAAATAATTGACGGAATCGTGAAGACAGAGACGGAGCTTGAGGGCATGAAATTACCAGCGTTTGGAAGCCTCTTTCGCGGGATTCTTTGCCAGCGGAATATTCACGTTAACTTTGTCCTCGAATCTAGACCCAACTGGCCTCATTTGCGGTGGACCTTCAAGCAGTCGAGCAGTATGTCTTAA